Within Eggerthella sp. YY7918, the genomic segment ATATCCCCTCCGAGATTCTGGGGGCGCTCGCATGCGGTCTGCTCATCAAAATCCCGATGAATATCGGTGGCAAGCTGGATCTTAACCCGCTCGTGAACACGTTTATTTCGACGGTAGTGTCGGGTGGCACGTTCGCTCTGCTGGCCATTTACATCAACGTGGTATCCACCGGCGGCGATGTGATGGTTGCCCTTGCTACCTACGCCGCCATCGTCTTCGGTACTGCCACGTTCAACGCCATTCTCGTGCAGGTGTTGGCCATGCCGCTGAAGAAGGTTCTGAAGCGTTAACGAGTTCCGTCGTTCTACGAACGACGGAACGACTCGACGCTGCGGCTTCGCGAGGCACCCCACCTCGCGGCGAGGCCGAGGATTCGCGTACCTTGCGTACGCTTCATCCTCGTCCTCCCCACGATCTGGGGCACCTCACGAACCCTTGCTGACTTATTACGCCAACCAGCAATCCAGAAAGCATTTTACCTATGATCGAACTCAACAACTTCAGTTTCCAATACCGCGAGGGTGCCTCCCCAGTGGTGAGTGATATTAACCTGAGCATTCCTGACGGCACGTTCGTAGGCATTACGGGTGCGGCGGGGTCGGGCAAGTCGACGCTCACCTATGCGCTCAACGGTATCGTGCCGCACTGCTACCCGGGTGACTTTTATGGTTCGGTCGTGGTCGAAGGCATGGATACCTGCGAGGTGGCGCTTACCGACCTATCGCGCGTGGTGGGTAGCGTCTGCCAAGATGTCGACAGCCAGTTCGTGACATCGGTGGTGGAAGACGAAGTGCTCTACGGCCTGGAAAACTTTGGCGTCCCGTGCGATCAGATAGAGGGTCGTGTGGCGACGGCGCTTGCCGACATGGGTATCACCGATCTGCGCGACCGTGTGATCTCGTCGCTTTCGGGCGGGCAGAAGCAGAAGGTGGCCATTGCGTCCATCCTCGCGATGCAGCCGCGCGTACTCGTATTGGACGAACCGACCGCCGAGCTTGATCCGGCCAGTTCGCTTGCAGTGTTTGATCTACTCGCTTCCTATGCGCGTGAGCACGGCATCACGGTTGTGGTCGTGGAACAGAAGATTGCGCTTTTGTCCCAGTTTGCCGATCTACTTGTCATTGTGGACGAGGGGCGGATACGGTTTGCCGATGCGCCCGTGCAGGTGCTTGAACACTCCGACGAGCTCAAACGTCTAGGCGTAAACTGCCCGCGTTCCACCACGCTTATGAATCGCCTTGGTGACGAGGGCCTCTACGCCGGTCCGGCGGTGCGCAACGTGAGCGAGGCCTGCGCGGCGCTTAAGGAGTTGGTCGCATGATCGAATTCAAGGATGTACACGCTTCCTATGATGTGACGCTACCCATTCTGAAAGGCATCAGTTTCACCATAGCTGATGGTGAGTTTGTGGCCTTCGTTGGCACCAACGGGGCGGGAAAGTCCACCACGATGCGTCTGATGAACGGCTTGTTGAAGCCCGAGTCGGGCGAAGTGCTTATTGACGGCGTGCCCACAACCGCGCTCAAAACGAGCGAACTTGCGCGCAATGTGGGCTTTTTGTTTCAGAATCCCGACAGTCAGATTTGCTGCAACACGGTGCGCGAGGAATTGCTGTTCGGCTTTGAAGCGGTGGGACTCGCGGGACCTGAGGCAGATGCGCGTGTGGATGCGCTCATCGAAGAGTTCGGCTTCAATCCTGATGACGATCCCTTTTTGTTGAACCGTGGTGCGCGACAGCTGTTGGCGCTCGCCTCCATTGTGGTGCTGGCACCGCCGGTGGTGGTGCTCGACGAGCCTACAACCGGTCTTGACTACCGCGAGTGCGTGAAGGTCATGGACATCATTCGGCGCATTCATGCGGGTGGTACGACCGTCATTATGGTGTGCCACGATATGGAAGTGGTGGCCGATTACGCGCAGCGTTGTATTGTGATGAGCGATGGTCAGGTGATTGACGATGGTCCCACGTTCGACGTGCTGCGCAACCGCGACACGCTTGAGCGTGCTTCGTTGGTACCGCCTCAAATTGTGGATATATCGCTGGAGCTTTCACGTGCCTTACCGCAGCTTTCCAACACGCCTGTTGTGCAGGCTAACACGGTAGATGAAATGGCTTCCGCCATAAAAGAAGCGGTTTCCGTGCAGAAAGGAGAGGTTGCATGAGTTCGTTTCTTGAGTACGTTCCGGGCACCAGCATGCTGCATCGCATGAACCCGGTAGCTAAGCTGGTGGGCGCGATTGCGTTTGCGCTTGCGTGCTTCTGCACGAGTAATCTGGCATTTTTGGCGATACTGCTCGCTAGTGCGTTTGCGCTGGCAGCGTCGTGCGGCATGATGCGTCCTACCATCGGCCTCGCGCGGGCGGTGTTCGCTTTTTCGCTCATCTTGGCCATTGTGCAGGTGCTTACTACGCCTACAGGCGCGGTACTTGTAACGCTACCCTGGGGTTATATCGGTACGGGCAGCTTGCTTGCCGCGCTTACGACCATCGTGCGCTTGACGGCCGCCGCCATCCCTTTGTTTCTGGTGTTCTACGTTACCAAAATGAACGACATCACAAATTCGGTAGTGAAGGTGCTGCATGTGCCGTACAAGTACGCGTTCACGTTCACGTCTACCATTCATTTTATCCCCGTGTTCATGAACGACATGAAGGGCATCATGGAAGCCCAGACGGCACGCGGCGTGGAGTTCGATGCGGGCGGCATTGTGAAGAAGGTGCGCCTTATGGTGCCCTTGTGCGTGCCGCTTTTGGTGTCGTCGGTGCGCAAGACAAACAGCGCCGCCATCGCTGCTGAGGTTCGCGGCTTTAATTTGCGTACCGTTACGAGCG encodes:
- a CDS encoding energy-coupling factor ABC transporter ATP-binding protein — encoded protein: MIEFKDVHASYDVTLPILKGISFTIADGEFVAFVGTNGAGKSTTMRLMNGLLKPESGEVLIDGVPTTALKTSELARNVGFLFQNPDSQICCNTVREELLFGFEAVGLAGPEADARVDALIEEFGFNPDDDPFLLNRGARQLLALASIVVLAPPVVVLDEPTTGLDYRECVKVMDIIRRIHAGGTTVIMVCHDMEVVADYAQRCIVMSDGQVIDDGPTFDVLRNRDTLERASLVPPQIVDISLELSRALPQLSNTPVVQANTVDEMASAIKEAVSVQKGEVA
- a CDS encoding energy-coupling factor transporter transmembrane protein EcfT, which codes for MSSFLEYVPGTSMLHRMNPVAKLVGAIAFALACFCTSNLAFLAILLASAFALAASCGMMRPTIGLARAVFAFSLILAIVQVLTTPTGAVLVTLPWGYIGTGSLLAALTTIVRLTAAAIPLFLVFYVTKMNDITNSVVKVLHVPYKYAFTFTSTIHFIPVFMNDMKGIMEAQTARGVEFDAGGIVKKVRLMVPLCVPLLVSSVRKTNSAAIAAEVRGFNLRTVTSGYKEYPFTAFDVAAMIVSVALIALSVMLGMLL
- a CDS encoding energy-coupling factor ABC transporter ATP-binding protein, whose translation is MIELNNFSFQYREGASPVVSDINLSIPDGTFVGITGAAGSGKSTLTYALNGIVPHCYPGDFYGSVVVEGMDTCEVALTDLSRVVGSVCQDVDSQFVTSVVEDEVLYGLENFGVPCDQIEGRVATALADMGITDLRDRVISSLSGGQKQKVAIASILAMQPRVLVLDEPTAELDPASSLAVFDLLASYAREHGITVVVVEQKIALLSQFADLLVIVDEGRIRFADAPVQVLEHSDELKRLGVNCPRSTTLMNRLGDEGLYAGPAVRNVSEACAALKELVA